The following are encoded in a window of Alosa sapidissima isolate fAloSap1 chromosome 12, fAloSap1.pri, whole genome shotgun sequence genomic DNA:
- the fam43a gene encoding protein FAM43A, which yields MQNDRIMLPWKKNKFDLIEEDKQSKQKGYAVSLNYSALTSFAKSCPESALNRVGSMFKSKRKKVKITSEDPTYTVLYLGNATTIQSKGEGCTDVAVSKIWGKSEMGKNGTKMKLTISSQGIRMVHVDDKARRPGHLYLLHRITYCVADPRLPKIFAWIYRHEMKHKAVMLRCHAVLVSKPEKAKAMALLLYQTSSTALAEFKRLKRRDDARHQQQQLIGEQTIPLVPLRKLLNGQCYYKPPVERSRSAPKLGSITEDLIGEEEEEKSMHFECEDILDSDNCNGKQELSQIINDLGEMSIGNDLQTLKSDLRVTRLLSGESTGSESSIESNQEPISVSNGFDERKLQDIG from the coding sequence ATGCAAAACGATCGGATAATGCTGCCTTGGAAGAAGAACAAGTTCGATCTGATAGAGGAAGATAAACAGTCGAAACAGAAGGGGTATGCAGTGAGTTTGAACTACTCTGCGCTGACCTCCTTTGCGAAGTCCTGCCCGGAGAGCGCACTGAACAGGGTCGGAAGCATGTTTAAGTCGAAAAGGAAAAAGGTGAAGATAACAAGCGAGGACCCAACTTACACCGTCCTTTATTTGGGAAATGCTACGACCATTCAGTCGAAGGGAGAAGGATGCACGGACGTGGCTGTGAGTAAGATCTGGGGCAAGAGCGAAATGGGCAAGAATGGCACCAAAATGAAACTGACCATCAGCTCGCAGGGCATTCGGATGGTGCATGTAGATGACAAGGCGAGGCGACCGGGACACTTGTATTTATTGCATCGAATCACCTACTGTGTTGCCGACCCCCGGCTTCCCAAGATATTCGCATGGATATACAGGCACGAAATGAAACACAAGGCGGTGATGCTGCGGTGCCATGCCGTACTGGTGTCCAAGCCCGAAAAGGCGAAAGCCATGGCTTTGCTCTTGTACCAGACCTCATCAACGGCTCTtgctgagtttaaaagacttAAAAGGAGGGACGATGCCaggcaccaacaacaacagttgATAGGGGAACAAACTATTCCACTCGTTCCCTTACGAAAGCTTCTGAATGGGCAGTGTTACTACAAACCCCCGGTGGAGCGCAGCAGGAGCGCACCCAAACTTGGGTCGATCACAGAGGACTTGATaggggaagaagaggaggagaaatccATGCACTTTGAGTGCGAGGATATACTGGACTCCGACAACTGCAATGGTAAACAGGAGCTGTCTCAGATCATCAATGACCTGGGTGAGATGAGCATCGGAAACGACTTACAGACGCTGAAATCGGACTTACGGGTTACCCGTTTGCTCTCGGGTGAGAGTACGGGCAGCGAGTCGTCAATAGAAAGCAATCAAGAGCCAATCTCGGTCTCCAATGGTTTCGATGAAAGGAAACTGCAAGATATTGGTTGA